The Nitrososphaerota archaeon genome includes a region encoding these proteins:
- a CDS encoding PIN domain-containing protein, with the protein MPVLDTEVLFALNPRDRKHNAALKVLSEIRKKSKEILVPDTVIFEFQIILKSIGKEPLTIKAAILALRRAIEINGGKEVRTMDSDLIMRQCEIEERYGLTYFDSLIAASVLKLDGEIISDDKAFSRIPGIHRIPLL; encoded by the coding sequence TTGCCCGTACTAGATACTGAAGTTTTGTTTGCTTTAAATCCAAGGGATCGCAAACATAATGCTGCACTAAAGGTTTTAAGTGAAATTAGGAAAAAGAGTAAGGAAATACTTGTTCCAGATACAGTAATATTTGAGTTTCAAATAATTCTTAAAAGCATTGGCAAGGAACCACTGACTATTAAAGCAGCAATCTTAGCACTCCGAAGAGCTATTGAGATAAATGGAGGGAAAGAAGTTAGAACTATGGACTCAGATCTTATAATGAGACAATGCGAAATTGAAGAAAGATACGGATTAACTTATTTTGATAGTTTAATAGCAGCATCAGTTTTAAAACTTGATGGTGAAATTATTTCAGATGATAAAGCATTTAGTAGAATTCCTGGAATTCATCGCATTCCTTTATTATGA